A part of Natronogracilivirga saccharolytica genomic DNA contains:
- a CDS encoding dihydrodipicolinate synthase family protein: MKYPELEKTIKQHLIRGMIIPAHPLAINPDRSLNERRQRALTRYYIASGAGGLAVGVHTTQFEIRDKDVNLLEPVLRLAAEEMDAVNDRLLLKIAGICGETDQAVREAELAVQYGYHMGLLSMGGLQHFTEADLLERAKKVALNIPVFGFYLQPAVGGRVLSYSFWKEFIQIPGVYAIKVAPFNRYQTQDVIRAVAESERNEDIALYTGNDDNILVDLLTTFRFNIDGRIVEKRFAGGLLGHWAIWTSKVSQLFEELRNIPHDNIPAEYLTLAAEITDANAAVFDVANNFKGCIAGIHEVLRRQGLLEGIWCLDSCETLSPGQKEEIDRIYRNYPHMQDDDFVRKHLDEFLG, translated from the coding sequence ATGAAATATCCGGAACTTGAAAAAACAATTAAACAGCACCTGATCCGCGGAATGATAATTCCTGCCCACCCGCTGGCAATAAACCCGGATCGATCATTGAATGAGAGGCGTCAGAGGGCACTGACGCGGTACTACATCGCTTCAGGTGCCGGCGGATTGGCTGTAGGTGTCCATACAACACAATTCGAAATACGGGACAAGGACGTTAATCTGCTGGAACCGGTACTGAGACTGGCAGCGGAAGAAATGGATGCCGTAAATGACCGTCTCTTACTAAAAATAGCTGGAATATGCGGAGAAACCGACCAGGCTGTCAGGGAAGCTGAACTTGCTGTCCAATACGGTTATCATATGGGATTGCTGTCGATGGGCGGCCTGCAGCATTTCACAGAAGCCGACTTGCTTGAAAGGGCAAAAAAAGTCGCGCTCAACATTCCTGTATTCGGCTTTTATCTGCAACCGGCCGTAGGCGGTCGAGTACTCAGCTACTCATTCTGGAAAGAATTTATACAAATACCGGGGGTATATGCCATAAAAGTTGCTCCGTTTAATCGCTATCAGACACAGGACGTCATTCGTGCCGTTGCCGAATCGGAAAGAAATGAAGATATCGCACTATACACAGGCAATGACGATAACATTCTTGTTGATCTGCTGACTACCTTCCGGTTTAATATCGACGGTCGAATCGTGGAAAAACGGTTTGCAGGTGGACTTTTAGGACACTGGGCGATCTGGACTTCAAAAGTTTCGCAACTATTTGAAGAACTTCGCAATATTCCCCATGATAACATTCCGGCAGAATATCTCACATTAGCTGCAGAAATCACCGATGCCAATGCCGCGGTTTTCGATGTCGCAAATAACTTCAAAGGCTGTATTGCGGGTATTCACGAAGTTTTACGAAGGCAGGGGCTATTGGAAGGGATATGGTGCCTGGATTCGTGTGAAACGTTGTCACCGGGGCAAAAGGAGGAAATTGACCGAATATACAGAAATTATCCGCACATGCAGGACGATGATTTTGTCAGAAAACATCTTGATGAGTTTCTTGGGTAA
- a CDS encoding NAD-dependent epimerase/dehydratase family protein gives MNTIEELDKKLSEPSDRLLQDLADLDGDVMILGVGGKMGPSLAALAQRTFQQNGSNKKVYGVSRFSDKSHKKELESQGIVTITADILKEKELQALPDVKYVIYLVGTKFGTSGNEHYAWVMNSYLPGRVAEKYRNSNIVVFSTGNVYPLVHVSTGGSMETGPTGPVGEYAQSCLGRERVFEYFSKTCNTPVLMYRLNYAIDLRYGVLLEVARSVYNEEPIDLKTGYANVIWQGDANEIALRCLKHCNVPPTVLNVTGPETISIRWLAHQFGALMDTPPKFLNEEEPTALLSNASKAHRMFGYPGVTLQQMIEWTTDWVRHDRDTLDKPTHFQQREGKF, from the coding sequence ATGAACACGATCGAAGAATTAGATAAAAAACTATCCGAACCATCGGACCGGCTGCTGCAGGATCTTGCCGATCTTGACGGAGATGTGATGATACTTGGTGTGGGAGGTAAAATGGGTCCCAGCCTGGCAGCTTTGGCTCAGCGCACATTTCAGCAAAACGGATCCAATAAGAAAGTGTATGGTGTTTCCCGTTTTTCAGACAAGTCGCACAAAAAAGAACTGGAAAGCCAGGGTATAGTGACTATAACGGCTGACATCCTCAAAGAAAAAGAACTCCAGGCATTGCCTGATGTAAAATATGTCATCTATCTGGTCGGAACCAAGTTCGGAACAAGCGGCAATGAGCATTACGCCTGGGTTATGAACAGTTATCTGCCTGGTCGGGTAGCTGAAAAATATCGAAACTCAAATATTGTCGTTTTTTCTACCGGAAATGTGTATCCGCTGGTTCACGTCAGCACCGGTGGTTCTATGGAAACAGGTCCGACCGGGCCTGTAGGTGAATATGCACAGTCCTGCCTGGGACGTGAAAGGGTTTTTGAGTATTTTTCCAAAACCTGCAACACCCCTGTATTGATGTACCGTCTGAATTATGCCATAGACCTTCGATACGGGGTTCTTCTTGAAGTTGCCCGGTCCGTTTACAATGAGGAGCCTATCGATCTAAAAACCGGGTATGCAAATGTTATCTGGCAGGGTGATGCTAACGAAATAGCCTTGCGGTGCCTGAAACACTGCAATGTGCCTCCAACTGTTCTGAATGTAACCGGACCCGAAACCATTTCTATCCGCTGGCTGGCGCATCAGTTTGGAGCGCTCATGGATACCCCCCCAAAATTTCTGAATGAAGAGGAACCCACAGCGCTGTTGAGTAATGCCTCAAAAGCGCACCGCATGTTCGGATACCCCGGGGTAACATTGCAGCAAATGATTGAATGGACAACCGATTGGGTTCGACATGACCGGGATACACTCGACAAACCCACACATTTTCAACAAAGAGAAGGCAAATTCTGA
- a CDS encoding glycoside hydrolase family 88 protein produces MKYTIFLLIATFFLTSCTTENRTCLDTEKWLDFSVEQMDQALDLLDADEDQIPRNIPPGEKGWNTTGIHGWTSGFWPGLLWYAYESTEEEKWREHAHHWNMKLEPLRRWENINHDLGFMMYNSFGNGLRLTGNEDYHPILVDGAGLLMSLYNPTVGTILSWPFAIERYDGRHNTIVDNMINLEYLFWASSTTEDTSYREAAINHARHTAEHNIRSNSSTYHVALFNKETGDFEEAVTHQGAFDESMWARGQAWGIYGFTMTYRETGMDEFKDTARMLADKFIKELPDDLVPYWDFDAPNIPDEEKDASAAAIAASAMLELSELVTEPVDREFYREKAVNILNSLVNNYRSDGSNVAILWHSVGNRNRDEGGEVDQPIIYADYYFVEALLREEALQKKYPDFCS; encoded by the coding sequence ATGAAATACACTATTTTTTTGCTTATAGCCACTTTTTTTTTGACCTCCTGTACGACGGAAAACAGAACATGTCTGGACACGGAGAAATGGCTTGATTTTTCAGTTGAACAGATGGATCAGGCGCTTGATCTTCTGGATGCTGACGAGGATCAGATTCCAAGAAATATTCCTCCCGGTGAGAAGGGCTGGAATACGACCGGCATACATGGATGGACCAGCGGATTCTGGCCTGGTCTGTTATGGTATGCTTACGAATCCACTGAAGAGGAAAAGTGGAGGGAACATGCACATCACTGGAACATGAAACTGGAACCGCTCAGACGTTGGGAAAACATAAACCATGATCTGGGATTCATGATGTATAACAGTTTTGGAAATGGTTTGCGCCTGACTGGTAACGAAGATTATCATCCGATTCTGGTTGACGGTGCTGGCCTACTCATGTCGCTTTACAATCCAACAGTCGGAACCATTTTAAGCTGGCCATTTGCAATTGAACGCTACGATGGCAGGCACAACACCATTGTCGACAACATGATCAATTTGGAGTATCTATTCTGGGCATCAAGTACCACCGAAGATACATCCTATCGCGAAGCGGCAATCAATCATGCGAGACATACTGCTGAACACAATATTCGTTCCAACTCATCCACTTACCATGTTGCTCTGTTCAATAAGGAAACCGGAGATTTCGAGGAGGCTGTCACACATCAGGGTGCATTTGATGAATCCATGTGGGCGCGTGGTCAGGCTTGGGGGATATATGGTTTTACCATGACGTACCGGGAAACCGGAATGGATGAATTCAAGGACACCGCCCGGATGCTTGCTGACAAGTTCATCAAGGAACTGCCGGATGACCTGGTTCCCTATTGGGATTTTGACGCACCCAACATACCCGATGAAGAAAAGGATGCTTCAGCCGCTGCCATAGCCGCATCAGCAATGCTTGAACTTTCAGAATTGGTTACGGAGCCTGTCGACAGAGAGTTTTATCGTGAAAAAGCCGTGAACATACTTAATTCTTTAGTAAACAACTATCGGTCTGACGGATCCAATGTGGCGATCCTCTGGCATTCGGTTGGTAACAGAAACCGTGATGAAGGCGGAGAAGTTGATCAACCGATCATATACGCAGATTACTACTTCGTTGAAGCGTTGCTTCGTGAAGAGGCTTTGCAAAAGAAGTATCCGGATTTCTGCAGTTGA
- the uxuA gene encoding mannonate dehydratase, which yields MKFEKTWRWFGPNDSITLDAIRQADVSGIVTALHHLPTGAVWTIEEIKKTKDLIQRSGLHWSVVESIPVHEDIKRRTGKYKTYIDNFKASIRNMGECGIPVLCYNFMPVLDWTRTDMEHQYPAGYTTLRFDEAALAAFDLFILKRSNAESDYTDVIIQDAESYFKKLDKKGIAKLTSNILAGLPGSEAGYTLKEFQAILETYLNISSDDLRSNLRDFLNEVVPVAEEAGVRMAIHPDDPPFSLFGLPRVVSTEADAKALVENVNSPSNGLTFCTGSYGVLPENDLAGMVQRLGHRFHFLHLRNVTREKGRSFHEALHIKGDIQMEHIIYELIMEQQRRKSAGRTDIRIPFRPDHGQNIMNDMKIDSPPGYSYLGRLRGLAVIRGVEMGIRTAISLHK from the coding sequence ATGAAATTTGAAAAAACCTGGAGGTGGTTCGGTCCCAATGACAGCATCACGCTGGATGCAATCCGGCAGGCTGATGTCAGCGGTATAGTTACTGCATTGCACCATTTACCTACAGGTGCTGTATGGACAATAGAGGAAATCAAAAAGACCAAAGATCTTATACAAAGATCAGGGTTACATTGGTCGGTAGTTGAAAGTATTCCGGTTCATGAAGATATCAAGCGCAGAACCGGAAAATACAAAACCTATATTGATAATTTTAAGGCTTCCATTCGCAATATGGGGGAATGTGGTATTCCTGTTTTGTGCTATAACTTTATGCCGGTTCTTGACTGGACCCGTACGGATATGGAGCATCAATACCCTGCCGGTTACACTACGCTTCGGTTTGATGAGGCGGCCCTTGCTGCATTCGATCTGTTTATTTTGAAACGCTCGAATGCTGAATCGGATTACACTGATGTAATCATTCAAGATGCTGAATCTTATTTCAAAAAGCTGGATAAAAAAGGCATTGCCAAATTAACTTCAAATATCCTGGCTGGACTTCCGGGATCAGAGGCGGGTTACACGTTAAAAGAGTTTCAGGCCATTCTGGAGACATACCTCAATATTTCATCTGACGACCTGAGAAGCAACCTCAGGGATTTCCTGAATGAAGTTGTACCGGTTGCAGAAGAAGCGGGTGTACGAATGGCCATTCACCCTGACGACCCCCCTTTCTCATTGTTTGGGCTACCAAGGGTTGTCAGTACAGAGGCCGATGCCAAAGCTTTGGTGGAAAATGTCAACTCTCCATCTAATGGACTTACATTCTGTACAGGATCATATGGCGTACTGCCAGAAAATGACCTGGCCGGCATGGTTCAACGACTCGGTCACCGGTTTCATTTTCTGCATCTGAGGAATGTGACTAGAGAAAAAGGACGCTCCTTCCACGAGGCGCTTCATATTAAAGGTGATATCCAAATGGAACACATCATCTATGAGCTTATCATGGAGCAGCAGCGACGCAAATCTGCCGGACGAACGGACATTCGAATACCTTTTCGCCCCGATCACGGACAAAACATTATGAATGATATGAAAATTGATTCTCCGCCGGGGTATTCCTATCTCGGACGCCTGCGCGGACTGGCTGTAATACGTGGTGTTGAAATGGGAATCAGAACTGCGATATCTTTGCATAAATAG
- the gndA gene encoding NADP-dependent phosphogluconate dehydrogenase encodes MEKKEIGVIGLAVMGENISLNIESRGFSVAVYNLEKEMTEDFINSKAQGKSIVPAYSLEELVNTLKRPRKIWMMIKAGSPVDQTIDALLPYLDKGDVLIDGGNSDFRDTEKREMKLEKHGIHYIGMGVSGGAKGALNGPSLMPGGSREGYKLVEQILNGVAANVNGEPCCTYIGPGGAGHFVKAVHNGIEYSDMQLITEAYMILEQVLGMDASDLHKTFSEWNKGDLESYLIEITAEIFKKNDPDTGKPLIDMILDAAGQKGTGKWTVQLALDLGVPIPTIAEAVFARIISSFKEERVKASSILTGPPLQHNGNSKSFKYDVRDALSASKICSYAQGFFLMREASREYEWDLNPAEIARIWRGGCIIRARLLDKIQHAFKSLPDLDNLLLDPQLRKSLENSQPAWRKTLTKAMESGIPVPGLASALSFFDSYRREQLGANLIQAQRDFFGAHTYQRKDKDGVFHTEWE; translated from the coding sequence ATGGAAAAAAAAGAGATTGGAGTGATTGGCCTGGCTGTAATGGGCGAAAATATAAGTTTGAATATTGAGTCCAGAGGCTTTTCGGTTGCTGTTTACAACCTGGAAAAGGAAATGACCGAAGATTTCATAAACTCCAAGGCACAGGGCAAGAGTATAGTACCTGCGTACTCTCTGGAGGAATTGGTAAATACGCTGAAACGGCCGCGGAAAATCTGGATGATGATCAAAGCCGGATCTCCGGTGGATCAGACGATTGACGCACTTTTGCCATATCTTGACAAGGGTGATGTACTCATCGATGGAGGAAACTCGGATTTTCGGGACACCGAAAAACGAGAAATGAAGCTTGAGAAACATGGTATTCATTATATCGGCATGGGTGTAAGTGGCGGAGCGAAAGGAGCACTGAATGGCCCGTCACTCATGCCGGGTGGTTCCAGAGAGGGTTACAAGTTAGTGGAACAGATACTGAATGGCGTTGCGGCTAATGTAAATGGCGAGCCCTGCTGCACGTATATCGGTCCGGGCGGTGCGGGACATTTTGTCAAGGCAGTCCATAATGGCATCGAATACAGTGACATGCAGTTGATAACGGAGGCATATATGATCCTGGAGCAAGTTTTGGGTATGGATGCTTCAGATCTTCACAAAACCTTCTCGGAGTGGAACAAAGGTGACCTGGAGTCATATCTTATCGAGATCACGGCTGAAATATTCAAAAAAAATGATCCCGATACCGGAAAACCACTTATAGACATGATACTGGATGCGGCCGGCCAAAAAGGAACCGGCAAGTGGACAGTACAATTAGCTCTTGACCTGGGAGTGCCGATCCCAACCATAGCTGAGGCCGTATTTGCAAGAATTATCTCATCATTCAAAGAAGAGCGGGTAAAAGCATCCAGTATACTTACAGGACCACCACTGCAACATAACGGCAATTCAAAATCTTTTAAATATGACGTGAGGGATGCACTCAGTGCATCAAAAATTTGTTCCTATGCCCAGGGCTTTTTCCTGATGCGCGAAGCAAGCCGTGAATATGAATGGGACTTGAATCCTGCTGAAATTGCCAGAATATGGAGAGGAGGATGTATTATCCGCGCCCGGTTGCTGGACAAAATACAGCATGCTTTTAAATCACTCCCGGATTTGGATAACCTTCTTCTTGACCCGCAATTAAGAAAGTCATTGGAGAATTCACAACCTGCCTGGAGGAAAACCCTGACTAAAGCAATGGAATCCGGCATACCTGTGCCCGGACTCGCTTCAGCACTGAGCTTTTTTGATTCCTATCGGCGGGAGCAGCTGGGTGCCAATTTGATTCAGGCTCAACGGGACTTTTTTGGAGCACATACCTACCAGCGTAAAGACAAGGATGGTGTGTTTCACACGGAATGGGAATAA
- the tkt gene encoding transketolase codes for MNKKTDLDTLCINTIRTLSIDAVEKAKAGHPGMPMGTAPLAYQLWTKHLRHSPENPQWINRDRFVLSAGHGSMLLYSLLHLTGYNLPLEEIKQFRQLNSMTPGHPEYEPDLGVETTTGPLGQGFGNGVGMALAQKYLAAYFNREGFAVIDYTIYGIVSDGDIMEGVQSEAASLAGHLRLDNIIYFYDDNSISIDGETDLSFSEDVGKRYEAYGWNVVHADGNDLASIESALSRCRTDNEGRPSLIVTKTNIGYGSPNKQDTAASHGAALGEDEVRKTKEAYGFDPDKDFFIPEEARTHFRQAIDVGSQLENEWKELLSEYATRYPELYSEFKELEEGKLNIDWKSVLPKFSPDDGKMATRKASGTTLEHIVKESPQIIGGSADLTPSNNTRVSYHEDHSAKNRLGRYIRYGVREHSMGAIMNGMALSHLRPYGGTFLIFSDYMRASLRLAAMMKAPVIYVFTHDSIGLGEDGPTHQPVEHLSSLRAMPNIHVIRPADANETALAWQMALERTDGPTVLALTRQGLPIIDRNKYAPADGVLKGGYVLAGGEQDDMIIIATGSEVQLALEAREKLLEQGISARVVNMACFEVFDNQSDEYRNSVLPPQITGRIAVEAGVSYGWQKYTGINGVHVSLERFGVSAKVNDAMQALGFTADKVVEKALNLQKSGG; via the coding sequence ATGAATAAAAAAACAGACCTTGACACCCTTTGCATTAATACTATTCGAACGCTGTCCATAGACGCTGTTGAAAAGGCTAAAGCCGGACACCCGGGCATGCCCATGGGCACGGCACCCCTGGCTTATCAATTGTGGACCAAACACCTGAGACATAGTCCCGAAAATCCGCAGTGGATCAATCGCGACCGGTTTGTGCTTTCCGCCGGACACGGTTCCATGTTGCTCTACTCTCTGCTGCACTTGACTGGTTATAACCTGCCGCTCGAAGAGATAAAGCAGTTCCGGCAGCTGAACAGCATGACCCCCGGTCATCCCGAATATGAACCGGATCTGGGAGTGGAAACCACAACTGGTCCGCTCGGCCAGGGTTTCGGAAATGGTGTCGGAATGGCACTTGCCCAGAAATACCTTGCAGCATATTTCAACCGGGAAGGATTTGCGGTTATCGACTACACCATATATGGTATTGTCAGTGACGGAGATATCATGGAAGGTGTGCAAAGCGAAGCGGCCTCACTGGCCGGACATCTTCGTCTTGACAACATCATTTATTTTTATGACGACAACAGCATTTCCATTGATGGTGAGACAGACCTATCGTTTTCCGAAGATGTCGGCAAACGTTATGAAGCGTACGGATGGAACGTTGTGCATGCTGACGGAAATGATCTTGCATCCATAGAATCTGCGCTTTCCCGATGCCGGACAGACAACGAAGGCCGACCTTCTCTCATCGTAACAAAAACGAACATTGGTTACGGCAGTCCGAATAAGCAGGATACGGCCGCCTCTCATGGAGCTGCCCTCGGTGAAGATGAAGTACGTAAAACAAAAGAGGCCTACGGTTTTGATCCGGACAAGGATTTTTTCATTCCGGAAGAAGCACGGACTCATTTCCGCCAGGCCATTGATGTAGGCTCGCAGCTTGAAAACGAATGGAAAGAGCTGCTCAGTGAATATGCCACCCGTTACCCCGAATTATACAGTGAGTTCAAAGAACTTGAAGAGGGCAAGCTGAATATTGACTGGAAGTCCGTTTTGCCTAAGTTTTCTCCCGATGACGGGAAAATGGCGACTCGCAAGGCATCCGGCACGACTCTTGAGCATATCGTTAAAGAAAGTCCTCAGATTATCGGCGGATCAGCTGACCTCACTCCTTCCAATAATACACGAGTAAGCTATCACGAAGACCATTCAGCCAAAAATCGCCTTGGGCGATACATCCGTTATGGTGTGCGTGAACACAGCATGGGAGCCATCATGAACGGGATGGCATTGTCACATCTTCGACCATATGGCGGGACCTTCCTGATCTTTTCCGATTACATGCGTGCAAGTCTGCGGCTGGCAGCAATGATGAAAGCACCGGTTATTTATGTTTTCACTCATGACAGTATTGGTCTGGGAGAAGACGGTCCCACGCATCAGCCTGTTGAACACCTTTCTTCACTTCGGGCTATGCCGAACATACATGTTATTCGTCCGGCTGATGCCAACGAAACGGCCCTGGCCTGGCAGATGGCCCTGGAACGTACCGATGGTCCGACAGTACTTGCTTTAACACGTCAGGGATTGCCCATAATCGACCGTAATAAATATGCACCTGCTGACGGCGTTCTCAAGGGTGGATATGTACTCGCCGGAGGAGAACAAGACGACATGATTATTATTGCAACAGGTTCGGAAGTTCAGCTAGCGCTCGAGGCCCGTGAAAAACTTCTTGAGCAAGGTATATCCGCCCGTGTGGTTAACATGGCCTGTTTTGAAGTTTTCGATAACCAGTCAGATGAGTACCGTAATTCTGTGCTGCCGCCCCAAATCACCGGACGCATTGCTGTTGAGGCTGGTGTATCCTACGGATGGCAGAAATATACAGGAATTAACGGAGTTCATGTTTCCCTGGAACGATTTGGTGTGTCAGCGAAAGTAAATGACGCTATGCAGGCGCTCGGCTTTACCGCTGATAAGGTAGTAGAAAAAGCACTTAATTTGCAGAAATCTGGAGGTTAA
- a CDS encoding diphosphate--fructose-6-phosphate 1-phosphotransferase: protein MKAKNVLVAQSGGPTAVINNSLRAIVETCKQYPDTFGTIYAGRHGIEGLLKEELIDMSAQSDEEIRLLRTTPAAGSIGTCRYKLKPHQEEDFDRVIEVLKAHNIGYFFYIGGNDSMDTANKVAKIAGERGLDLIGTGVPKTIDNDVGDSEFQLIDHTPGYGSVARYWALNIQNANEENAGSSPADPVLVIQMMGRKIGYIPAAARLADPNREMPLQIFMKESDMTVEELTDAVNDNVAKYGRSIVAISEGFPLGDIGETQDSFGHTQFSASKITVGQKLVNHLNENGIKARGAARQNVPGTDQRHNMIYASVTDLEEAWRVGRKAVMIAKEDGSGYMATILRKPGDLYSVYYDKVPLEKVANSEREFPRNWITENRCDVTDDFIRYAQPLIGEDWVSIPLVNGVQRFARIKPIFAEKKCREYIPQEYKTTKI, encoded by the coding sequence ATGAAAGCCAAAAATGTACTTGTCGCCCAATCAGGCGGCCCAACGGCGGTTATTAACAATTCACTGCGTGCCATTGTTGAAACCTGCAAGCAATACCCTGATACTTTCGGCACCATCTATGCAGGGCGCCATGGAATTGAGGGCTTATTAAAGGAAGAATTGATTGACATGTCCGCACAATCCGATGAAGAAATCCGGCTTCTGCGAACAACTCCGGCAGCCGGTTCTATCGGAACGTGCAGATATAAACTTAAACCGCATCAGGAAGAAGATTTTGACCGTGTCATTGAAGTTCTGAAAGCTCATAATATCGGTTATTTTTTCTATATCGGTGGAAACGACTCTATGGATACCGCCAACAAGGTGGCAAAGATTGCCGGGGAGAGAGGACTGGACCTTATTGGAACAGGTGTTCCGAAAACCATTGACAACGATGTCGGCGACTCGGAGTTCCAGCTAATTGATCACACACCCGGATACGGAAGTGTAGCACGGTATTGGGCTCTGAACATCCAGAATGCAAACGAAGAAAATGCCGGATCGTCACCTGCTGATCCTGTTCTGGTCATTCAGATGATGGGGCGCAAAATCGGCTATATACCGGCTGCAGCCCGCCTGGCTGATCCCAATCGCGAAATGCCGCTGCAGATATTCATGAAAGAATCGGATATGACTGTGGAAGAACTCACTGATGCTGTTAATGATAATGTAGCTAAATATGGCCGGTCAATCGTGGCCATCAGCGAGGGTTTTCCATTGGGCGATATTGGTGAAACACAGGACTCATTCGGACATACACAATTTTCTGCAAGTAAAATTACCGTCGGACAAAAACTGGTAAATCATCTGAATGAAAATGGAATCAAGGCACGTGGTGCAGCCCGGCAGAATGTTCCCGGCACCGATCAGCGCCATAATATGATTTATGCTTCGGTGACTGACCTTGAAGAAGCCTGGCGCGTTGGTCGAAAGGCCGTAATGATTGCAAAAGAAGACGGATCGGGATACATGGCTACCATACTTCGTAAACCCGGTGATCTTTATTCAGTTTATTATGACAAGGTACCGCTTGAAAAAGTGGCCAACTCGGAGCGAGAGTTCCCGCGGAACTGGATTACGGAGAACCGATGTGATGTTACCGATGACTTCATCCGGTATGCGCAACCATTGATCGGGGAAGACTGGGTAAGCATTCCTCTTGTGAATGGAGTACAGCGATTTGCAAGAATCAAGCCAATATTCGCGGAAAAGAAATGCCGGGAATATATCCCTCAGGAGTATAAAACGACAAAAATCTAA
- the gndA gene encoding NADP-dependent phosphogluconate dehydrogenase has translation MEKFNIGLIGLAVMGENLVLNMESKGFSVAVYNRTEEKTRKFAENRGKDKNIYPAYSLEEFINALERPRKVMLMVKAGAPVDKTIESLLPLLDKGDLIIDGGNSDYRDTERRSKELEKKGLLYIGTGVSGGEEGALKGPSIMPGGKKEAYKLVEPIFTRISAQVDGDPCSTHIGEGGAGHFVKMVHNGIEYGDMQLITEAYMLLKHVLGMNAQELHETFSEWNSGDLDSYLIEITADILSKTDPDTGKPMVDVILDTAGQKGTGKLTVQAALDLGTSVPTIAEAVFARIISSLKEQRVKASRILTGPDASFDGDRETFKNAIRDALYASKICSYAQGFGLMQDASDEYNWNLDFGGIAMIWRGGCIIRAHFLQHIKDAYTENPNLENLLLHPYFKDSIDKSQDAWRDVVAAASRLGIPIPAFSSALSYYDSYRHERLGANLLQAQRDYFGAHTYKRLDKEGVFHTEWLNI, from the coding sequence ATGGAAAAATTCAATATTGGTTTGATCGGTCTTGCAGTAATGGGTGAGAATCTTGTCCTCAATATGGAATCAAAGGGATTCTCCGTTGCTGTTTACAATCGTACGGAAGAAAAAACCAGAAAATTTGCCGAAAACCGGGGCAAAGATAAAAATATCTACCCGGCCTACTCGCTTGAGGAATTTATTAATGCACTGGAAAGACCGAGAAAAGTCATGCTTATGGTCAAAGCCGGCGCACCGGTGGACAAGACCATTGAAAGCTTGCTGCCGTTGCTCGACAAAGGTGATCTGATCATTGACGGAGGAAATTCCGATTATCGTGATACTGAACGACGTTCAAAAGAGCTTGAAAAAAAGGGGCTGCTGTATATCGGAACCGGTGTAAGCGGCGGCGAAGAAGGTGCTCTCAAGGGCCCGTCGATTATGCCCGGTGGGAAAAAGGAGGCTTACAAGCTTGTTGAACCTATTTTTACACGTATCTCTGCTCAGGTAGATGGAGATCCCTGCTCTACCCATATTGGTGAAGGCGGTGCCGGACACTTTGTCAAAATGGTACACAACGGTATCGAATACGGTGACATGCAGCTTATTACCGAAGCTTATATGCTGCTGAAACATGTTCTGGGAATGAATGCACAGGAACTCCATGAGACCTTTTCGGAATGGAACTCCGGAGACCTGGATTCCTATCTTATCGAAATAACGGCCGATATCCTGAGTAAAACTGATCCCGATACCGGCAAGCCTATGGTGGATGTAATTCTCGATACAGCCGGACAAAAAGGTACCGGCAAGTTGACCGTTCAGGCAGCACTTGACCTGGGAACTTCGGTACCCACAATTGCGGAAGCCGTATTCGCCCGGATCATATCCTCACTAAAAGAACAAAGAGTCAAGGCATCGAGGATACTCACCGGTCCGGATGCGTCATTCGACGGCGACCGCGAAACTTTTAAAAACGCCATACGCGATGCTCTGTACGCTTCCAAAATATGCTCCTACGCCCAGGGATTCGGACTCATGCAGGATGCCAGCGATGAATACAACTGGAATCTTGATTTCGGCGGAATTGCCATGATATGGAGGGGCGGCTGTATCATACGAGCCCATTTTCTCCAGCATATCAAGGATGCGTATACTGAAAATCCGAACCTCGAAAACCTGCTCCTCCACCCCTACTTCAAGGATTCTATAGATAAATCGCAGGATGCCTGGAGGGATGTTGTTGCTGCCGCTTCACGGTTGGGCATACCAATCCCTGCATTCAGTTCGGCTCTGAGCTATTACGACTCCTACCGGCATGAGCGCTTGGGGGCCAACTTACTGCAGGCGCAACGTGATTATTTCGGTGCTCATACATACAAACGCCTTGACAAAGAAGGGGTATTCCATACCGAATGGCTGAATATATAG